Within Micromonospora parathelypteridis, the genomic segment CAGAGGGCCACGTCGAGCGCGTCGGTGATCGTGATCGCGGAGAGCCCGGAGTGCCGTTTGGCGATCCGCAGCCACGCCTCGTCTCGAACCTCGTGCTGTGCGTTCAGCCATGCCTCCCACGCCGCCGCGTCGGGAAAGTCGAGCACCTCCACCTCAGGTCGCCTTGAGCGACGCGAGGACGTCGAGGTAATGCGGGTTCTTCATGACACCCAGCACGTTGCCGAACGGGTCGACGACCGCCGCGGTGATGAACCCCTCGTCCCCGTGCGGAGTGATCGGCTGGTACTCCGTGGCACCCAACGCCAACAACCGTTCGACGGTGGCGTCGAGGTCGTCGACGTACCAGTGCATCACCACGCCGCCCGGCCCCGTCGTGGCGCCGGGCGGTGCGAACCTACGGTCGATGATGCCCAACTCTGCCTGGTAGTCGCCGATGCGGAACTCGGTGTAGGCAGGGCGTCCGTCGGGCCCCGGGCGCATGAAGTACGCCTCGATGCCGAGGAAGTCCGCATACCAGGCGGTGGCTGCCGCCACGTCGTCAGCCCAGATGTTGAGTGTGGCAAATCCTCGCAGGCTCATCAGGTGTCCTCTCGTCGATGTGTTCGCTGCCGACGTTATCGACGATTGCGGAAGGAGCGCTTCCGCAATGGCAGGTGAGTTCGAAGAAGTCGGCCCGCCTGGCGAAATAGCTGCGTACGCCAACTGGATGCTTGCGATAGCAACAAAATGAAGCGACCATGGCATCCACGTCCATCGACGCATTGGAGTTGCGCATGCGAGCAAGAGCAGCCCG encodes:
- a CDS encoding VOC family protein, giving the protein MSLRGFATLNIWADDVAAATAWYADFLGIEAYFMRPGPDGRPAYTEFRIGDYQAELGIIDRRFAPPGATTGPGGVVMHWYVDDLDATVERLLALGATEYQPITPHGDEGFITAAVVDPFGNVLGVMKNPHYLDVLASLKAT